GGTCAGAGCGTCTAAGTTCAGTTGTGGAAAGTCAAGATTATTGTTTGTAGTAAATGGAAAAGCAAGGTCTACTATAGGTTTATCTAATATCTAATATGCATGCGTGTAGTCCTCATTGAGTGCATGCAAACTTCGGTTATGTAGTGGAGACCAATGATATAGAGTTGAGGATGAGAAGTTGTAACCATAAGCTGGCAGCAGTAGTACTTGAGCACTACTCATATTtcatatacggagtattaggTTAAGGCAAACACCGACCGGCCTGGGCTTTAATAATCAGAACTAAATGTGGTCATCTAAAAAAGAACTAGTCagctgaagaaaacaaaaataaaaacagaagTTTGATAGAATTGCTACAATCAGTGGGCCCGGGCCCAACAGCATACAAGCTGTTACCTTAATGTGCACTCGAGTtaagagaagaaagagaaagttATATTTGGGCTGCAACAACTGACGGCCCAATAAACTACTAGTCAATCGGTGGGCTTTGACGTCAATGATAAATGTAAACTCCTCCGAAATGACACCTCTTGCCTAGTGGGGCCGCACGGGCCTCCATCATTTGGTTGATGATGCAGAGGTTATTACAATGGCACCACAGAAGAACAATAGGAGAATTAATCCAActatgccaaaaaaaaaacgagcaAGAACTACTCCAGCGCAAGCTTACTGCAGCACCTAAACATGGAccagtgcaaaaaaaaaaggaccagTTTGGGTTTGCAACCGTGTGTGCTACGATCCTACGATGCACCATAACAAGAGTTCTCTTTATGCAAGGACTTGCTGAACTGGTGACTCGAGGGGGGCAATGGGTCAAGATTCAAGGAGGATGGCTGCAGCTGGATAGGACCGGAAACAGACGATAACGGCGATGGCATCATATACACGCGACCATGATCCTACACATGACGAAGCACGCAGCAACAACAAACCCGTCAAAGAGAAGCATTGGGCATCCATGGACCGTCATCATCGggtctttgtttttcttcaaaaggTGTAGCAGAAAAAATGAGGCGAAAGATACCGGCTTGCACTTAGCATCCCCATATTGTGTGGCGTACTATCCTAACTACGCTGTCAACAAAGGGATATCGCAGCAGAAATATTGTGGCGTTTACTTGTTCCTGTCCTAAATCCGTCGCTCATCTCCCACGTAGCGAGGAAGAGACTAACAAACCTGGAAAGTTTTGGCAAGACGACTGGAAGCAGCCAAGCCAAGTAAGAACCGATGTGCGAAAGAGTCCAAGATATACCTTGGGGATTACGCACATGGCAAGACGAGCTTGGCTCCCTTCAGTCAGGCCCGTGCAGGCGTGCAGCTCAGCGGCTCCTCCTTTCCAGATGCCACCATCACCAAGacctttctttcttctggaGGATCCCTGCACGAGAAAGTCATATATGGTCAAGTACTCCACGTTTGCAAGAGCGACGCACGGCATGCACGAAAGGGAGTTGGAACCACCAAAGCTGCAAAGCACGCCTGCCAGCCATCTTTGATCTTTGCCTGATATAGCTGCTCAAGCTCGCCATGTGGTTTCCTAGGTCAATTCTTCGGGCTCCCACTTTGGGCCGTCAGTTACACACTGTTCAAAGCTCTTGACGAATCGAATTAATGGCCAGTTGGCCATTCTGCTTCGTCGTGTGAATCCTGATAAAGACAGGATTTCCAAAACGAGTATCCAAGTGAGGCTCAGAACAttaaacatatatatagaaaTAATATACAGTGCGAGGCTGCAAGCATGTTGATACAGACACGCCAACAGAGGTCCCCAGGTAGCTAGTGCTAGAGTTAAGTGGCAACTGAAATCTTGTCTCAATGCCTAACTGATGGCTAAATCTGTGTTGCACAGTTTCCTTCCTAGCTAAGGCATGGTAAATGCTACCACATGATATCAAACTAAGGGTGCAACATcatgaccctcagggtaccctttgaccctccttagttcaaacaaatgaactagtttttcaaaaagttgtgtcattttcaaactttagttcatttggttgaactaagcagggtcaaagggtaccctgagggtcacaaacTTGCAGCTCTATATCAAACCAAGTGACTATAATTATAAGTTTCTAACCAAATTCAACCCATGAAATGACAAGGGAACCGGTTCTTTTCAATGACACGGATTAACCAGAAGTAAATTGGAACTGAAATGCCATTTGTCACTTGCACTCACAAGTCACATGTGACAAGAGATGCTACCATGGAAAAGTCACTGTGCCTCCCCCCGTAGCCACCTTCCTATCATGGCCTAGTTTCAGATCACAAGATTCAGCAGTACAGCATTGAAAGAGGACTCTGGTGAGTAAAGCAAGTGATAACAGTATTTGACTTCAAATGAGAAATCCGTTTGTTGCACGAGGATTCCACATTCATACTCCACAGTTGCAAGTAACAACCTATGTCATGGCTCGCCCCACCCAGTATGCCTATAAAAGCAAATTATTGTCCAAGCAAGTTATTGTTCAACAACACAAAAGGTCGGCCGTAGTGTACCTCAAACCTTGAGGATGGCTGAGCCTCAGAAAACAAGCAGCAATGGAGCTGCTGAAGGGGGTGCAAACTCTACATTTGCATCagagaaggtgcccctgccaCCAAGGAGGCTGCAGAGATGTGATTCACTGCATATGGAGGCTGGAAAGATTCCCGGTGGCCAAAGCTATGCAGCTAAGGTCTGTTATTCCCTTACTCTTCCTCTACCATACAGTAGTCTTCATTTTattacaagcaaaagaatagcATCAACATTTTTCCATTCCTGTTACAACATGTACTTCTTCATAAACCTTAACCATGAATTTTCACAGAAACATAACAGTTTGCACTTAACATTCTTCTGACGGAAGGCTGCTAAAAGTAACTTATGTATCATGATATCATCCCATCAACGCAGAATTACAACTAGCCATACAAGCTGTTTTACTTGAGGAGGCTGTAATGTTGAAATTTGACGCTGAATTTGTTATTTTTAACTGTAAAGCAGGTTGGCTGGGTGACGACACTAAGCTTGGCATTCCAGAGTCTAGGTGTGGTTTATGGGGACATGGGAACTTCTCCCCTCTATGTGTTTTCGAGCACCTTTACTGATGGGATCACGGACACAGATGACCTCCTTGGTGTAATGTCTCTGATTATCTACACCGTGGCTCTCCTTCCACTGATGAAATATTGTTTCGTTGTCTTGAGAGCTAACGACAACGGTGATGGTAAGTAAATACCTTCCTTTCATCCTCTAGACAAAACTTATATGACTACAGAAAAAGCTTTTAGGAACTAGATAAGATTATGCTTTTGTTACAAATGTTTAAAAAATGTAGAAATGAATGATCAAGAAGGGCCATCGGAGAAAACATAGAGAAATCAAAATAAGCATAGATACTGAAACAGTCACACTACATTAGTACAGTAACTGGTTAGAATCCCCTTGATGATCAGCCTTAAAAGTGCTAGAGTCATGAGCATAAAGCAACTTTGCttcatcaaaaaaaattaaatatgtGTTAAGTACTTAGACGACATATAAATGAAAACAAATCTTGTTCGTGTTAGAGCTTGACATGCCTTATCAACTCACAATCTTTGCAGGTGGAACATTTGCACTTTATTCCTTAATATCTCGGTATGCTAGGATTAGCTTGATACCAAATCAGCAGGCTGAAGATGCAATGGTCTCTCATTACAAGTTAGAGTCCCCCTCGAATCGTGTCAAGCGGGCTCATTGGATTAAAGAAAAGATGGAAAGTAGTCCAAAATTTAAGGTCACACTTTTTCTAGTGACAATTCTGGCAACATCGATGGTCATCGGTGATGGCGTGCTAACTCCATGTATTTCAGGtgaactttctttttttgagctCATCTCTGTTGAACATAACATGATGTGCATGCAAAAGATAGTTAACATACATGTGAACTCTTGGACATAGTGTGCCATATCTACATTATGAAACAATCAAGCACACACTCATGTTAAATGACTATCATTTTAgttaaatactactccctcttgTCGCAaatttgtctagatacgcatgtatctagacgcgttttaGTGTGTATGTACGTGgttatctagacaaagttgcgacacttaatatgggacggagggagtagtattgaAGAGAGAAATTTACCATGCAGAATAACAGAAAATTTTACTGTGCTGCTAGACAATAGAATATCCAATTGGCCACAAGAATATATTTATGAGCATAATTGCTTTCAGCTATCTaaagtaagtttttttttggtattcTACTATTTTGCAGTGCTTAGTGCAGTTGGGGGAATCAAGCAATCTGCAAAGTCGTTAACTGAAGGTATACCAATTGTTAAGATGCATCTCATTGTTCAGCAGAGAGAGTTACATCAATGTCACTACTCACTAGCTAAAGTACTATTTTTGTTGCCATTTTTATTTGACTCTTTTAACCTCAACAACAGGACAGATTGCTGGCATCGCAATCGGCATTCTGATCGTCCTCTTTCTTGTTCAACGCTTTGGTACAGACAAAGTTGGTTACACATTTGGTCCAGTAATCTTGACCTGGTTTATCTTAATTGCTGGCATTGGAGTTTATAATTTGGTCAAACATGACATTGGCATTCTGAAAGCATTCAACCCAAAATATATTGTGGACTATTTCCAAAGAAATGGGAAGGATGGCTGGATTTCGCTTGGAGGTGTTATTTTATGCATTACAGGTATTTCGCTCCCATGAGTTCATAACAGAACTTTGGAATGcaatcaaatactccctccaatccataataagtgtcggggagttcatgcaaatttgtactaatgTTAGTGcaaatccccgacacttattatggatcggagggagtatctattTTATACACTTAAGATGTTGACAGACAATCTTTGGAACTAAATAGAATAGGCCCACAGAATGCTGCATATTGGTCTAGAGAACAAGAAAAGATGTGCATTGTTTATTCAGAAGTTTGAAAATGAATACTTTGTCTTCCTGTGAAATAGGAACTGAAGCAATGTTTGCCGACCTTGGTCACTTCAATGTTAGAGCAGTTCAGGTAAGCAAACCCATCCCAGTTCTTACCTTCTTCCTAAGCTTATAATGCGTGTGCACACAAACGGACAACTCACAGAAAGAACAGACTTTGTGCAGTTACACTTACGAAAAGATATAAACCCTTCTTATATCAAAATTACTTTTCTCAGTTAATGGATTTGTTTGAACTTCTCTTGTTTTTTATGCTTTTCATTTTACTTCACTTAGACAagtaattaatatttttattgcTATCCAGATTGGCTTTTCTGTAGCTCTGCTCCCATCAGTACTGCTGGCTTACCTTGGACAAGCTGCATATCTTCGAATCTATCCTGAACATGTTGCAGATACTTTCTACAAGTCAATCCCAGGTGAGAACATAAAAGGACTGGCTAAGAAATAGCATAAGTTAGGCACTTAAAGATGCATTTGACAACAAACTCATTTTGTTGTTGTCAGGTCCATTATATTGGCCAACATTTGTGGTGGCCGTGGCTGCTGCTATAATTGCAAGCCAAGCTATGATATCAGGCGCCTTTGCAATCATTGCTCAGTCCCAAATTCTAGGTTGTTTTCCACGAGTTCGTATCATCCACACTTCAAAAAAGTTTCATGGACAAGTCTACATCCCTGAGATCAACTATGCACTAATGATTTTATGTGTAGCTGTGACAGCCATTTTCAAAACTACAGACAAGATTGGCAATGCATATGGTAAGAAAAACCTCAACTCTGTACACCACCCTTATACCCCAAGATAAAAACAAAGGAATGAGTAATTCATTATTTGAAGATAATTTCTGCTATAATATTGAGATATATCATGCTTATATTATTCCTTCGCAATCAGCTGATCGGTGCAATTTCTCTTGGTTTTTCATGACTCCTGCCACATAATTATTTTCAGTAATTTGATGTTGCCACAGGCCCACAACAACAATACAAAACACAGTGCACTGAAGTTGCTCTCAACATGATGTTTGCCCTAATAGATTATAGACAAGTTGTATGTTAATATCTGTAGGCCGTTACTGCTTAAACTGCACAAGCCCAAAGGAGAACCAGTTAAACCTTCCTGAGCTATGAACATTGTACAGATAAGCAAGAATCTAGTGTCTAGTTAAGACGTGTCAGTCCATTCTTCCATGGCATTACGACCTGTCAGCTTATTTTTATTAAATCAAAGAAGTAACAAGTATTCTCCATAATGAATTCACTTTAGTATTTTCAATCATAATGTATCAGTTCTATGATATTCACATAATCGTTATATTATACAGGTATTGCTGTCGTCTTTGTGATGTTCATAACAACACTTCTAGTCACATTGGTAATGGCCATGATATGGAAGACAAGTCTTCTGTGGATCGCACTATTTCCAATAATATTTGGTGGTGCAGAGCTCATCTACTTATCTTCAGCGTTCTACAAATTTACTCAGGGTGGATACCTTCCACTAGGTTTTGCAGCGGTTTTGATGTTAATAATGGGCACATGGCACTATGTTCATGTTCACCGGTACAAATATGAGCTCAAGAACAAAGTTTCAAACAACTATGTGGCAGAGTTGGCAACAAGGCGAAATCTCGCTAGGCTACCCGGAATAGGCTTTTTGTACTCTGAGCTTGTTCAAGGAATCCCACCCATACTTCCTCATTTGGTCGAAAAAGTACCTTCCATCCATTCAGTTCTTGTGATTATCTCAATAAAGTACTTACCAATCAGCAACATAGAAACAAACGAACGGTTCCTCTTCCGATATGTGGAACCAAGAGAGTACAGGGTATTCCGATGTGTGGTGCGCTATGGATACAACAATAAAGTAGAAGATCCAAGAGAGTTCGAGAACTTGCTCATTGGTCACTTGAAGCAATTCATCCATCAAGTATCACTCTACAGTGAAAGTAGTCATTCcattggagaagaagataatTCAATCAAAGAATCAGAGTCTTCTGTTGAAGTTCAAGATGCAAGGTTGCCAAGAAGTTTTTCAGATGGAATTACTGCTAGTCCACCAAACGGGTGCATGGATGAGATTGAATTAATTCAGAGAGAGATGGATGATGGTGTAGTTCATCTGCTAGGAGAAATTAACGTGGTGGCAGAGCGAAATGCCAGTTTTGTGAAGAAAATAATAGTTGACTACGTCTACAATTTCATGAGGAAGAACTTCAGGCAACCAGGGAAGATCACATGTGTCCCTCATAACAGACTGCTGCGTGTGGGTATGACATATGAAATCTAGAGAGATGCTCAGTGGATTGCAAACTGACACTACATTCAGTTTTTCCGACCAAGTGCAGCAAAAATATGCAGATGAAGGTGGTGACCACATAACCAGTCTCCCTGACAGAACATCAAAGGATGGACACATTTTACACGTACAAGGAAACACTGGAGTACACCCAATGGGTATTTACCACATAATAGTTCGTTAGCAGTAAGTATGCATAGCTGTTAAACTTCTAGTTTGGTAaacttttgctttcttttgggAAACTCAAAACCTTAGTATTGTGTACACAAAGATTGTAACCTACCAGGAAAAGGCAAACAAAGAATAAATTATGACTTTGGTCATTCCTCTCAAACTGTTCATAAGACATGCTACAGATCATACATGGCCGTTTTTTATACATATGTAATACTACTATTTAGCATtcgatttttttcttcagaatcAAACTTGCCAGACATGGTAAAACGTGAAAGAACTAATGATGCATTCAAGCTCTAGTGCCAGTATACCACTCCCACCCCCTTTTCGAATAAAATACCACTACCACTTGTGTGATTCTAAAGGGAAGGCCGCAAGTGCAGATTCAAGAAGGTGCATCAAACATCGCAAGAcatttgcacaaaaaaaaaacatcacaaGACATTGTCttgtcaaaaaataatttaacCCAACTCTTTAGGGTCATTGAATCAGTAGGCGAGAGATGAACATAAGCAACCATCAAATTCATGTAGAGGGCCAATTCCGTGCTACGAATCGAGCACACGAGTAGCCGGCGAGGTTAAAACAAGGTCGCAGCAGGCATTCCATCAAACACCTAAGAGGCATGTGACACGAGTATCGTAGTAATTATAAGTCATACCTATGAATTCGACCTGCGCCGAATGATCCCAGTGTTTCAAGCGACCGATCTCTGCTTCCACCTTCCACCACCAACCTGCTACTCAAATTCCTGCTACGCAACAATCCCCAGAGGTGCTCGCGTCAGCGCGCGTTCGAATTAAGCTCGAACGAG
The Brachypodium distachyon strain Bd21 chromosome 2, Brachypodium_distachyon_v3.0, whole genome shotgun sequence genome window above contains:
- the LOC100837465 gene encoding potassium transporter 5 isoform X1; this translates as MAEPQKTSSNGAAEGGANSTFASEKVPLPPRRLQRCDSLHMEAGKIPGGQSYAAKQVGWVTTLSLAFQSLGVVYGDMGTSPLYVFSSTFTDGITDTDDLLGVMSLIIYTVALLPLMKYCFVVLRANDNGDGGTFALYSLISRYARISLIPNQQAEDAMVSHYKLESPSNRVKRAHWIKEKMESSPKFKVTLFLVTILATSMVIGDGVLTPCISVLSAVGGIKQSAKSLTEGQIAGIAIGILIVLFLVQRFGTDKVGYTFGPVILTWFILIAGIGVYNLVKHDIGILKAFNPKYIVDYFQRNGKDGWISLGGVILCITGTEAMFADLGHFNVRAVQIGFSVALLPSVLLAYLGQAAYLRIYPEHVADTFYKSIPGPLYWPTFVVAVAAAIIASQAMISGAFAIIAQSQILGCFPRVRIIHTSKKFHGQVYIPEINYALMILCVAVTAIFKTTDKIGNAYGIAVVFVMFITTLLVTLVMAMIWKTSLLWIALFPIIFGGAELIYLSSAFYKFTQGGYLPLGFAAVLMLIMGTWHYVHVHRYKYELKNKVSNNYVAELATRRNLARLPGIGFLYSELVQGIPPILPHLVEKVPSIHSVLVIISIKYLPISNIETNERFLFRYVEPREYRVFRCVVRYGYNNKVEDPREFENLLIGHLKQFIHQVSLYSESSHSIGEEDNSIKESESSVEVQDARLPRSFSDGITASPPNGCMDEIELIQREMDDGVVHLLGEINVVAERNASFVKKIIVDYVYNFMRKNFRQPGKITCVPHNRLLRVGMTYEI
- the LOC100837465 gene encoding potassium transporter 5 isoform X2, whose product is MAEPQKTSSNGAAEGGANSTFASEKVPLPPRRLQRCDSLHMEAGKIPGGQSYAAKVGWVTTLSLAFQSLGVVYGDMGTSPLYVFSSTFTDGITDTDDLLGVMSLIIYTVALLPLMKYCFVVLRANDNGDGGTFALYSLISRYARISLIPNQQAEDAMVSHYKLESPSNRVKRAHWIKEKMESSPKFKVTLFLVTILATSMVIGDGVLTPCISVLSAVGGIKQSAKSLTEGQIAGIAIGILIVLFLVQRFGTDKVGYTFGPVILTWFILIAGIGVYNLVKHDIGILKAFNPKYIVDYFQRNGKDGWISLGGVILCITGTEAMFADLGHFNVRAVQIGFSVALLPSVLLAYLGQAAYLRIYPEHVADTFYKSIPGPLYWPTFVVAVAAAIIASQAMISGAFAIIAQSQILGCFPRVRIIHTSKKFHGQVYIPEINYALMILCVAVTAIFKTTDKIGNAYGIAVVFVMFITTLLVTLVMAMIWKTSLLWIALFPIIFGGAELIYLSSAFYKFTQGGYLPLGFAAVLMLIMGTWHYVHVHRYKYELKNKVSNNYVAELATRRNLARLPGIGFLYSELVQGIPPILPHLVEKVPSIHSVLVIISIKYLPISNIETNERFLFRYVEPREYRVFRCVVRYGYNNKVEDPREFENLLIGHLKQFIHQVSLYSESSHSIGEEDNSIKESESSVEVQDARLPRSFSDGITASPPNGCMDEIELIQREMDDGVVHLLGEINVVAERNASFVKKIIVDYVYNFMRKNFRQPGKITCVPHNRLLRVGMTYEI